The genomic interval CGCGACACTGCGTCGCAGCTCGGCCAGGGTGCGGCCTTCGGCCACCGCGTTCAGGAAATTCGCGGCCTCGCGCATCGAGCTGGCGGTATGGCCGGGCGGCGGGGCAAAGACCCGATTCTCGACCCGGCCATCGGCAAAGACCAGCACCACCAGCGCCCGGTCGGGCGCGAGGCTCACGAATTCGATATGCCGGACCGGTGCCTCCTGCTTGGGCATCAGCACCAGAGAGGCGCCATGGGTCAGCGCCGACAGCGCCGTGCTGACCCGGTCCAGCATGGCGCCGGTATCGCCGCTGTCCTGGCCCAGCGTCTCGTCGATCATCTCGCGGTCGCTGGCCGAGACGGGCCCGGCCTCCATCAGCCCGTCCACGAACAGCCGCAGCCCCAGCTGCGTCGGCAGCCGTCCGGCCGAGACATGCGGATGATCCAGCAGGCCCAGATATTCCAGGTCCTGCATGACGTTGCGGATCGTGGCGGCGCTGACCTTTTCGCTCATGTCGCGGGTCAGGGTGCGCGAGCCGACGGGCTCGCCGGTGGCGAGATAGGCTTCGACCACGCGGCGAAACACCTCGCGCGAGCGGTCGTTCAGGTCGGAAAGCAGCGGAGTTTCAGGCATGGCGATCTGTTGAGGGCGTTCACGGGTTGCGGTCATGGGTGTCGGACCTGTATCTGAACGGCAAAACCCCCGAAAGGAATGAAAGATGCGCCCCTCTGGCCGGAATTTAAGTGATATGCGCCCGATTTCAATCGAAACGGGCATCATGCGCCATGCCGAGGGTTCCTGCCTGATCTCCTGCGGCGACACCCGCGTGCTCTGCTCGGCCACCATCGAGGAGAAGGCGCCGCCCTTCCTCAAGGGTTCGGGGCAGGGCTGGGTGACGGCGGAATACGGCATGCTGCCGCGCGCCACCAACAGCCGCAACCGGCGCGAGGCGGCGGCCGGCAAGCAATCCGGCCGCACGCAGGAGATCCAGCGCCTGATCGGCCGCGCCCTGCGCGCCGGGGTGGACCGCCGCGCCCTGGGCGAGCGGCAGATCGTGATCGATTGCGACGTGATCCAGGCCGATGGCGGCACCCGCTGCGCCGCGAT from Paracoccus sp. MA carries:
- the hrcA gene encoding heat-inducible transcriptional repressor HrcA, whose amino-acid sequence is MPETPLLSDLNDRSREVFRRVVEAYLATGEPVGSRTLTRDMSEKVSAATIRNVMQDLEYLGLLDHPHVSAGRLPTQLGLRLFVDGLMEAGPVSASDREMIDETLGQDSGDTGAMLDRVSTALSALTHGASLVLMPKQEAPVRHIEFVSLAPDRALVVLVFADGRVENRVFAPPPGHTASSMREAANFLNAVAEGRTLAELRRSVAQEVEASRRKLDSMAAELVASGLALWDGESSDPRLIVRGRANLLADELADLDRIRTLFDDLERKRDIAEFLELAEQGEGVRIFIGSENKLFSLSGSSLVVSPYMNADRKIVGAVGVIGPTRLNYGRIVPIVDYTAQLVGRMISGRKG
- the rph gene encoding ribonuclease PH encodes the protein MRPSGRNLSDMRPISIETGIMRHAEGSCLISCGDTRVLCSATIEEKAPPFLKGSGQGWVTAEYGMLPRATNSRNRREAAAGKQSGRTQEIQRLIGRALRAGVDRRALGERQIVIDCDVIQADGGTRCAAITGGWVALRMAVNKLLKAGIVTADPIMDHVAAVSCGIYAGQAILDLDYAEDSEAGTDGNFIMTGAGRLIEVQMSAEGATFSRPEMNQLLDLAESGIAELVRAQNEAVACAS